One genomic segment of Rivularia sp. PCC 7116 includes these proteins:
- a CDS encoding helix-turn-helix domain-containing protein, producing the protein MTEEIKVQKSSGNVFADLGLANPDELLVKAELARQISKIITQRNITQVEAAQLLGIDQPKISALMKGKLSGFSTERLFRFLNALGCDVEIVVKNKQSNSEAKTKVCID; encoded by the coding sequence ATGACTGAAGAAATAAAGGTTCAAAAAAGTAGTGGAAATGTATTTGCTGATTTAGGTTTAGCCAATCCAGATGAATTACTTGTTAAAGCAGAATTAGCACGTCAAATTAGCAAAATCATAACTCAACGAAACATCACTCAAGTAGAAGCCGCACAATTATTAGGAATTGACCAACCAAAAATTTCTGCTTTGATGAAAGGTAAATTATCAGGTTTTTCAACCGAAAGACTTTTCCGTTTTTTAAATGCTTTAGGTTGTGATGTGGAAATTGTAGTTAAGAATAAACAATCAAATTCTGAGGCTAAAACCAAAGTTTGTATTGATTAA
- a CDS encoding HNH endonuclease — protein sequence MAISEKIRSEVITRANYRCEYCQTNSRLIGMPLFMEHILPKAAGGGDEFENLAASCYRCNEFKGAKTHAIDPQTSQLVGLFNPRKQSWQEHFNWVNGGTHVAGITPTGRATVIALRLNNDYLTEARALWIESNWHPPS from the coding sequence ATGGCTATTTCCGAAAAAATTCGTTCTGAAGTTATAACTCGGGCTAATTATAGGTGTGAGTATTGCCAAACCAACTCCCGATTAATTGGAATGCCATTATTTATGGAACATATTTTGCCTAAAGCTGCTGGTGGTGGAGATGAATTCGAGAATTTGGCAGCTTCTTGTTATAGATGTAACGAATTTAAAGGCGCAAAAACCCACGCAATTGATCCACAGACAAGTCAATTAGTTGGGTTGTTTAATCCAAGAAAGCAATCCTGGCAAGAACATTTTAACTGGGTGAATGGTGGGACCCATGTTGCTGGTATAACTCCTACAGGCAGAGCAACTGTAATTGCCTTGCGATTAAATAATGATTATTTAACAGAGGCAAGAGCGTTATGGATTGAGAGTAATTGGCATCCGCCATCATAA
- a CDS encoding TrbI/VirB10 family protein — protein sequence MNEQPYQDNGIDKNENDSDWNEVSFGKLLGFKDENQPLNEEEKHEIKDSNSEEVNNQADATNPIATHELFDSPHEGKTQPNFYSNPFAKFGAVGLVMLVVFGSAATVLNSIMSGSLKTAPPTQYLSQSKPKVEIADDSNEREMGKLKAELALSTQAEKIKSVERAKSPKTAVSKPKPEVKPTLKPSIKTNIRPTPAREYSTPVTNQIVSRPPRPTRVPYIPRPKPQPLPVSYSLPRVPQIPKFQQKANRISKPTAPKLEEKIDPMEEWTKISRLGSYGSSVINANSDKQASESTIDNTIQEQPKQIIPSATLVKTADYTTQTSNNNELEPLHTEETAIIGYENNYQLQVGESVDGKLLTPLIWSKHQSKNSFQQSKNKSKSENFVIELEQPLNTRDGFAVLPKGSQVVAQINNVNQGGLIELQATQVVIDGKEYILPENAIAIRGDGGKPLVASRFNSKKGEIARRDAQTFAVGSLAKVGKVLNQPKEQQISTSSGFGGTNSFSSIRRGRENILGAVLEGGFEPLTQQILKRNQQALQELQRQGDIWYVKAGTEVQVFVNESFQF from the coding sequence ATGAATGAGCAACCATATCAAGATAATGGAATAGATAAAAATGAAAATGATAGTGATTGGAATGAAGTAAGCTTTGGTAAATTACTTGGTTTTAAAGATGAGAATCAACCACTAAACGAAGAGGAAAAACATGAAATTAAAGATAGTAATTCCGAAGAAGTAAACAATCAAGCAGATGCTACAAATCCGATTGCAACACATGAATTATTCGACTCTCCACATGAGGGGAAAACTCAACCGAATTTTTATAGCAACCCTTTCGCTAAATTTGGTGCAGTCGGTTTGGTAATGTTGGTGGTGTTTGGTTCTGCTGCAACAGTTTTAAACAGTATTATGTCGGGTAGTCTTAAAACTGCACCCCCTACACAATATTTATCACAATCCAAACCTAAAGTAGAAATCGCTGATGATTCTAACGAAAGAGAAATGGGAAAGTTAAAAGCAGAATTAGCACTATCAACTCAAGCTGAAAAAATCAAATCAGTGGAGCGTGCTAAAAGTCCTAAAACGGCTGTAAGTAAACCAAAACCTGAAGTTAAACCTACTTTGAAACCTTCTATAAAAACCAACATTAGACCAACTCCAGCAAGAGAATATTCTACACCTGTAACAAATCAAATAGTTTCAAGACCGCCACGACCGACACGAGTTCCATATATACCTCGTCCGAAACCACAACCATTACCTGTAAGTTATAGTCTCCCTAGAGTTCCACAAATACCCAAATTTCAACAAAAAGCAAATAGAATTAGCAAACCAACTGCACCCAAACTTGAAGAAAAAATTGACCCGATGGAAGAATGGACTAAAATTAGTCGTCTGGGAAGTTATGGTTCAAGCGTAATTAATGCAAATTCTGATAAGCAAGCTTCCGAAAGTACGATTGATAACACCATACAAGAACAACCAAAACAAATAATCCCCTCTGCAACTTTAGTAAAAACAGCGGATTATACAACTCAAACATCAAACAACAATGAACTAGAACCTCTTCATACCGAAGAAACTGCAATTATTGGATATGAAAACAATTATCAATTGCAGGTGGGGGAATCTGTTGATGGAAAGTTGTTAACCCCTTTAATTTGGAGTAAACATCAAAGCAAAAATTCTTTTCAACAATCTAAAAATAAGTCAAAAAGTGAAAATTTTGTAATCGAACTGGAACAACCATTAAATACACGAGACGGTTTTGCTGTTTTACCAAAAGGTTCTCAAGTAGTAGCTCAAATTAATAACGTTAATCAAGGGGGACTAATTGAACTTCAAGCAACTCAAGTTGTGATTGATGGTAAAGAATATATTCTGCCTGAAAATGCGATCGCCATTCGTGGTGATGGAGGAAAACCTTTAGTAGCATCTCGCTTCAACAGTAAGAAAGGAGAAATTGCGCGACGAGATGCACAAACTTTTGCTGTAGGTTCTTTAGCGAAAGTAGGTAAAGTTCTTAACCAGCCAAAGGAACAACAAATATCAACGAGCAGCGGGTTTGGTGGTACTAATTCTTTCTCTTCTATAAGAAGAGGTCGAGAAAATATTTTAGGAGCGGTTTTAGAGGGAGGATTTGAACCGCTAACTCAACAAATTCTCAAACGTAATCAGCAAGCACTACAAGAACTACAAAGACAAGGAGATATTTGGTATGTCAAAGCTGGTACTGAGGTACAAGTCTTTGTAAATGAATCTTTTCAATTTTAA
- a CDS encoding DUF4351 domain-containing protein: MSYDNSCKFLAEEYPTDFVRWLLGIETEDVNVLKTELFLEPIRADSVTFLQTKNRILHIEFQTEPISKPPIPFRMGDYSFRLKRKYKCPVTQVVIFLQETTNEIAFTEEYRDETTIHRYRVIRLWEQDSALFLNKRGLLPLAPLTKTDSPTALLNQVAQTVATISDIREQQNITGCLGILAGLRFDKDLIRQFFREDIMRQSVIYQDIVQKEALKWVRLIINSRFGEIDASLMKRIENLSPEQLEALGEVFFSFSNINDLQAYLDR, translated from the coding sequence ATGAGTTATGATAATTCGTGTAAGTTTTTGGCTGAAGAGTATCCAACAGACTTTGTACGCTGGTTACTCGGAATTGAAACAGAAGATGTTAATGTACTTAAAACGGAGCTTTTTTTAGAACCAATTCGTGCTGATTCCGTTACCTTTCTACAAACAAAAAATCGGATTTTACATATAGAATTTCAGACCGAACCTATTTCAAAACCTCCGATTCCCTTTAGGATGGGGGACTATTCCTTCAGGTTAAAACGGAAATACAAATGTCCTGTTACACAAGTAGTAATATTTTTGCAGGAAACTACCAACGAAATTGCATTTACTGAAGAATATCGTGACGAAACAACAATCCACCGCTATCGTGTAATCCGTCTATGGGAGCAGGATTCGGCATTATTTCTCAATAAACGTGGACTTTTACCCCTAGCACCTTTAACAAAAACTGATTCACCCACAGCATTACTAAACCAAGTTGCCCAAACAGTAGCTACAATTTCAGATATAAGAGAGCAGCAAAATATTACCGGGTGTTTAGGAATTTTAGCTGGTTTACGATTTGATAAAGATTTAATTCGTCAATTTTTTCGGGAGGATATTATGAGACAATCTGTAATTTATCAAGATATTGTACAAAAAGAAGCATTAAAATGGGTAAGGCTTATTATTAATAGTCGTTTTGGCGAAATTGATGCTTCATTGATGAAAAGGATTGAAAATTTGTCACCAGAACAATTAGAAGCTTTAGGTGAAGTGTTCTTCAGTTTTTCTAATATCAACGATTTACAAGCATACTTAGATAGATAA
- a CDS encoding AlpA family transcriptional regulator translates to MKNAPKKIVAQHYQLVNKQVAAEMTGLSPQTLKKYRLEGILEKDIYWVMINSRVIRYNISLILDWMQNKDTNPQAHIKAIENYLSSLPSAQNNSRKKR, encoded by the coding sequence ATGAAAAATGCTCCAAAGAAAATAGTAGCGCAACATTATCAGCTAGTTAATAAACAAGTAGCAGCAGAAATGACTGGCTTATCTCCCCAAACTTTGAAAAAGTATAGACTTGAAGGAATACTTGAAAAAGATATCTATTGGGTAATGATTAATTCAAGAGTGATTAGATATAACATTTCACTTATACTTGATTGGATGCAAAACAAAGATACCAATCCTCAAGCACATATAAAAGCAATAGAAAACTATTTATCTTCTCTTCCATCTGCACAAAATAATTCACGAAAAAAACGTTGA
- a CDS encoding HNH endonuclease, translated as MTSDYISTKLRKLVQERANKRCEYCLLLQDFSIYTHEVDHIIAIKHGGESSLDNLALSCLSCNRHKGSDFATLDQTTKEIVPLFNPRRQIWDEHFYIKNANIEGKTQIGQATARLLQFNLPNRVLQRQALINQGQYP; from the coding sequence ATGACTTCTGATTATATTTCTACGAAATTACGTAAACTTGTTCAAGAAAGAGCGAATAAACGATGTGAATATTGTTTGCTTCTTCAAGATTTTTCTATTTACACACATGAGGTAGATCACATTATTGCAATCAAGCATGGCGGTGAAAGCAGTCTAGATAATTTGGCACTTTCATGTTTATCTTGTAATCGTCATAAAGGTTCTGATTTTGCCACATTAGACCAAACTACTAAAGAAATTGTTCCTTTGTTTAATCCACGTCGTCAGATATGGGATGAACATTTTTATATTAAAAATGCGAATATTGAAGGTAAAACTCAAATTGGTCAAGCAACTGCAAGACTACTTCAATTTAATCTTCCTAATCGCGTACTTCAAAGACAAGCATTGATTAATCAAGGACAGTATCCATAA
- the dnaB gene encoding replicative DNA helicase: protein MIDKLPPTNLEAEEAILGGILLDPLAISRVCDYLVPDAFYISSHNEIYQALLRLHHNGKPTDLLTVIDWLKDRDLLMKIGGRNKLVSLIERTVSAVNIDALAELVMQKYIRRRLISVSYEINELAHQTQIDLPEIIEASQQKLYQVSNEQFHTNTEHNSAIAYYAYTDLESNKPIYPTGLKELDKLIIGFEPGTLNIVAGRPSMGKSMIAMNLALGTIQNYNLPVVIFSLEMSKIQLEYRLWSTISVHKEYESLLTKPIRGDRVRRHRSGFNPLSDKEFASIAKIASVSGDLPLYINDSRGITVAGITSECRQIQAREGSLGLVIVDYLQMMAPDTQGNRSYELGDVARGLYKMASELDVPVLALSQISRGVEGRNNKRPIMSDLSQSGVLEMVADNVILLYRDEYYHRETVDKGILELIVAKARHGETGSAVLLMDTAYSIVRNIKQ, encoded by the coding sequence ATGATAGACAAACTACCACCAACGAATCTTGAAGCAGAAGAAGCAATACTCGGAGGAATTCTACTTGACCCCTTAGCTATAAGTCGGGTGTGTGATTATTTAGTACCTGATGCTTTTTATATTTCTTCACACAATGAAATCTATCAAGCCTTACTAAGACTGCATCATAACGGGAAGCCTACAGATTTGCTTACAGTTATAGACTGGCTAAAAGACCGTGACTTACTCATGAAAATTGGCGGCAGGAATAAACTGGTATCGCTAATTGAACGCACGGTATCTGCCGTAAACATAGATGCACTTGCAGAACTGGTAATGCAAAAATACATTCGACGTAGGTTGATTAGCGTAAGTTATGAAATAAATGAACTAGCTCACCAAACACAGATAGATTTACCTGAAATTATTGAAGCTTCACAGCAAAAGCTGTATCAAGTATCCAACGAGCAATTTCACACAAATACCGAACATAATAGCGCCATAGCATATTATGCATATACGGACTTAGAATCAAACAAACCAATTTACCCAACAGGATTAAAAGAACTTGATAAATTAATTATTGGGTTTGAACCAGGTACATTAAACATTGTTGCTGGTCGCCCATCAATGGGAAAGTCAATGATTGCAATGAATTTGGCTTTGGGAACGATACAGAATTACAACTTGCCAGTAGTTATCTTCTCCCTAGAAATGTCAAAAATACAGCTTGAATATCGACTATGGAGTACGATTAGTGTTCATAAAGAATACGAATCATTATTAACAAAACCTATACGGGGTGATAGAGTTCGTCGTCATCGTTCTGGCTTCAATCCCCTATCTGACAAAGAATTCGCAAGTATTGCGAAAATTGCTAGCGTTTCAGGTGATTTACCACTTTACATTAATGACAGTCGAGGAATTACAGTTGCAGGAATTACTTCAGAATGTCGTCAGATTCAGGCTAGAGAAGGAAGCTTAGGGTTAGTAATTGTTGATTATTTACAAATGATGGCTCCCGATACCCAAGGAAATCGTAGCTACGAACTTGGTGATGTTGCACGAGGATTATACAAAATGGCAAGTGAGTTAGATGTGCCAGTTTTAGCGCTGTCGCAGATTTCGAGGGGAGTAGAAGGAAGGAATAATAAACGTCCAATAATGAGTGACCTAAGCCAATCAGGAGTTTTGGAAATGGTCGCAGACAACGTTATTCTTCTTTATCGAGATGAGTATTATCATCGGGAAACAGTTGATAAAGGCATTTTAGAATTAATCGTTGCTAAAGCGCGACATGGTGAAACGGGAAGCGCAGTCCTTCTAATGGATACAGCTTATTCTATTGTCAGGAATATAAAACAATAA
- a CDS encoding Arm DNA-binding domain-containing protein, which produces MGSQKSNKKASKGTVQIKTSNERLQLVFSFGGKRHYLSTGFTDTKANRKLAEMKAKQIELDILCNNFDITLVRYKPQSQQDIFKSSASDEETSPESSVSLADLWDSYTEYKKSSLSPSTLAKDYKKIYRCINVHLPVKTLDKAVGIRDWLIANRSPLSAKKILTQFCACCNWAVKSQLIEENPFEGMASDIKLPKGDSQETDINPFSVEERDCIISTLCWAESRAFLTGVLGFYSLGDTHLAPVAITVSSEYCFLLLIKLIHNKFQISLTKYAKTSILKI; this is translated from the coding sequence GTGGGTTCCCAAAAATCTAACAAGAAAGCAAGTAAAGGTACTGTCCAAATCAAAACTTCAAATGAGCGTTTACAACTCGTTTTTAGTTTTGGGGGTAAACGTCATTATTTATCAACGGGTTTTACCGATACTAAAGCCAATCGCAAGCTGGCGGAGATGAAAGCCAAACAAATTGAGTTGGATATACTCTGCAACAATTTTGATATCACTTTGGTTCGGTACAAGCCTCAATCCCAGCAAGATATCTTTAAATCATCGGCTTCTGACGAGGAGACTTCCCCAGAAAGTAGTGTTTCTTTAGCTGATTTGTGGGATAGTTACACCGAATATAAAAAGTCGAGTTTATCCCCCAGCACTTTGGCGAAGGATTACAAGAAAATCTATCGCTGTATTAACGTGCATCTTCCCGTGAAGACTCTGGATAAAGCTGTGGGGATTCGCGATTGGTTAATTGCAAATAGAAGCCCGTTATCTGCCAAAAAAATCCTTACTCAGTTTTGTGCTTGTTGTAATTGGGCTGTGAAGTCTCAATTAATTGAAGAAAACCCCTTTGAAGGTATGGCGAGTGATATTAAACTACCCAAGGGAGATTCTCAGGAAACGGATATCAATCCTTTCAGTGTTGAAGAGCGCGATTGTATCATCTCGACATTATGCTGGGCAGAGTCGAGAGCTTTTCTTACCGGAGTTTTAGGATTTTATAGTTTAGGCGATACTCACCTTGCTCCAGTGGCTATTACAGTTAGTAGTGAGTATTGCTTTTTATTGCTTATTAAACTCATACACAACAAATTTCAGATATCATTGACAAAATATGCCAAAACTAGCATATTGAAAATATGA